Proteins encoded within one genomic window of Companilactobacillus sp.:
- the scrK gene encoding fructokinase ScrK, with product MLVGSIEAGGTKFVCAVGNEDYSIKDSTHFPTTTPEETLQKAIDYFKKFDVEAIGIASFGPIELRKNSPKYGYITKTPKAHWADTDFIGTLKKELNVPMFWTTDVNGSAYGEYIMSTLSNEKIESLVYYTIGTGVGGGAVRNGEFVGNLGHPEMGHTFLKRHPDDLDFKGICPFHGDCLEGLVAGPTFDARLGKPGKDVPLTDHTWDIMAYYVAQAAIQVTLILRPDKIVFGGGVVSEPFLDKVRVEFKKLLNDYVEVGDVNKYITMPLVKNNGSATVGDFALAIKSLQE from the coding sequence TTGTTAGTAGGTAGTATAGAAGCTGGCGGGACTAAGTTTGTTTGTGCCGTTGGGAACGAAGATTACAGTATCAAAGATAGTACTCATTTCCCAACGACTACGCCTGAAGAGACTTTGCAAAAGGCCATTGATTACTTTAAAAAATTTGATGTTGAAGCTATTGGTATTGCTTCTTTTGGACCAATCGAGTTGCGTAAGAACTCACCCAAGTATGGTTACATTACTAAGACTCCTAAAGCTCACTGGGCTGATACAGACTTCATTGGCACATTGAAAAAGGAACTAAACGTTCCAATGTTTTGGACTACTGACGTTAATGGTTCTGCTTATGGTGAATACATTATGTCTACCCTATCTAATGAAAAAATTGAATCTCTAGTTTATTACACTATTGGAACTGGTGTCGGCGGCGGTGCTGTTAGAAATGGTGAATTCGTCGGTAACCTAGGTCATCCGGAAATGGGACATACTTTCTTGAAACGTCACCCTGACGACCTTGATTTTAAAGGTATCTGTCCTTTCCACGGCGACTGTTTAGAAGGGCTAGTTGCTGGTCCAACTTTTGATGCTCGTTTAGGAAAACCTGGAAAAGATGTTCCGCTAACAGATCACACTTGGGACATCATGGCTTATTATGTTGCCCAAGCTGCTATCCAAGTTACATTGATCTTGCGTCCTGATAAAATCGTCTTTGGTGGTGGAGTTGTTAGCGAACCATTCTTAGACAAAGTACGCGTTGAATTTAAAAAATTGTTAAACGACTACGTTGAAGTTGGTGACGTCAATAAATACATCACCATGCCATTAGTTAAAAATAACGGTTCAGCGACCGTCGGTGACTTTGCGTTAGCAATCAAGTCATTGCAAGAATAA